Sequence from the Halomarina litorea genome:
TCGGGCGTCCCCGAGGCGGTGTCGTTCCCGGCCGTCGTCTCCGTGGTCGCCCCGCCGTCGGTCGTCCCGTTCCCGGTGTCACCGTCCCCGTCGCCGGACGGCCCACCGATGCCGAGACACCCGGACGCCACGGTCACCCCTGCCGCCGAGAGGAACGCTCTCCGAGGGTAGCTCATGTCTACCGGTAGCTATCACCACGGTAAGTTAAAACATCGGGTGGAACGTTCAAATAGGGAGGCCTACTCGACGCTGAGGCCGTCCGCCGCCCCGCCGGTGAACTCCAGTTCGATCTCCAGTTCCCCCTCCTCGTGGCTCACGAACTCGACTTCCACCTCGATGGGTTCGCGGAACGAGAAGGGGACTTCCCACTCGTCGCTGGCGACGGTGAGTTCGGTGCCCGCGTCCAGTTGGTCGGCGAGTTCTCGGAGGAACGCCGCGGTGTCGGTCCGCGAGAGGTGGACCTCGCGTTCGAAGTACCCCTCCGTCACAACCGTCCGGCCCTCGTCACCGTCGCCTGGCAGGTTCGGCATGGCCGGCCCTTCGCGCCGACCCGCATAAACACTGGGTGTCACGCGCTCCCGTGAGCCGTGTTCACGTCGCCAGTTACTTCTCGGCGGACGCCGACGTGGGGGTATGTCGCTGTTCGACGTGCTCGGGAGCAAGGCGCGCCTGCGGATTCTCCAGGAGCTCTCGTCCGAACCCCGGTACGTCTCGGAACTGGCCGAGCGGGTCGGGATGGACGGGAAGACGGCGGTCCACCACCTCTCGGTGCTGGAGGAGGCGGACGTCGTCACGAGCTACTGGGTGAGTCGGCGGAAGTACTACCGCCTCGCGAAGACGGTCGAGTTGCGGGCGGCACCGCCGCCGGACCGGACGTTCGTCCTGCACGCCCAGCACGCCGACGAGAAGCCGACACCCAGTGACGCCACGGCCGGCGAGGGGGCCGAGAGCGAGGGCGCCGGCGACTGACCCGGCTACCGTGTACCGTCGTTCAACGAAGGGCCCTACACGAAGGGTAACGTATAGTTACCAGCCCTCGATTGGAGTGATATGCGCTTCGGTAGCAGGCCACTAGGTGTCGTACTGGTCGCTGTGGTCCTTCTGGGGGTGGTCGCGGCCGGCGGCGTCGTGGCACAGGAGGCCGACGAGGCACGCGAGGCCGGTGAGGAAGGTGAGGAAGGGGGTATCGAGGGGATGCTCGCCGGGTTCGTCGAGGGACAGGGGCTGGTGGGGGCGGTGCTCGTCCTCGTCGCGGGGATGCTCCTCCTGACGGCGTGCGTCGAGAAACTCATCAGCTACCTCACGCGCGCGGCCTTCGGGTTGCAGGTGTCGCTGTTCGCCCTCGCCGTCGTCTTCACGGGCTTCGAGTTCGACGACACCATCCTCGCGCTGGTCCTCTCGGCGGGTGACCTGGAGGGGGCGGCGCTGGGGACGGCGCTCGGGACGGGGCTGGCCATCGTCGGCGTGACGCTGGCGCTCGCGGCCATCGTCGAGCCGTTCCCGGTCGACCTCCCGACCGACTACGTGGCCCTGTTCGGCCTCTCCCCGCTGCTCCTCGTCCCGTTCGTCCTCGCGGGGACGCTGACGTTCGTCCACGGGCTGCTCCTCCTCGGAGCGTTCGTCCTCATGTTCGGCTACATCGTCGTCCGCGAGTTCCAGCGCGACTCGCGGGTGTTCTGGGACACGGACGTCGGCGGTCGGGTGCAGGCGGACGGCGGCGTCGCCCTCCCCAAGGCTGTCTCGCGTATCCCCGAGGACCGGTTCGTCGGCGGGCGGACCGGGTCGGGGGCCATCTGGCTGGTGCTCGCGGTGCTCGCACTTGCGGGCATCGTCTTCGCATCCATGTTGCTGGAGGTAGGGTCCGAGGTGGTCGTCGAGGGCTTCGGCATCGAGCAGACGGTGTTCGGCGCGACGGTGCTCACCGCCATCCTCACGTTCGAGGATATCATGCTCACGCTCGAACCGGTCCGCCGGGGGGTCCCCGAAATCGGCGTCGGGAACGTCATCGGGAGTGTCCTCTTCTCGCTGACGGGCAACGTCGGCGTCATCATGCTCCTGAGCGAACTCGACATCTCGGGGTCGGTGCTCACCTTCCACCTCCCCGTCGTGGTGCTCGTGACGGCGCTCGCGGCGTACTTCCTCCACGAGGGCCGACTGGAACGCTGGCACGGCTACCTGCTCGGCGGCCTCTACGTCGCCTACTGGGTGGTCGCCATCGCCCTCTTCGGCGGCGTCCCGCTCGGTG
This genomic interval carries:
- a CDS encoding amphi-Trp domain-containing protein, coding for MPNLPGDGDEGRTVVTEGYFEREVHLSRTDTAAFLRELADQLDAGTELTVASDEWEVPFSFREPIEVEVEFVSHEEGELEIELEFTGGAADGLSVE
- a CDS encoding ArsR/SmtB family transcription factor, producing MSLFDVLGSKARLRILQELSSEPRYVSELAERVGMDGKTAVHHLSVLEEADVVTSYWVSRRKYYRLAKTVELRAAPPPDRTFVLHAQHADEKPTPSDATAGEGAESEGAGD
- a CDS encoding sodium:calcium antiporter; the encoded protein is MRFGSRPLGVVLVAVVLLGVVAAGGVVAQEADEAREAGEEGEEGGIEGMLAGFVEGQGLVGAVLVLVAGMLLLTACVEKLISYLTRAAFGLQVSLFALAVVFTGFEFDDTILALVLSAGDLEGAALGTALGTGLAIVGVTLALAAIVEPFPVDLPTDYVALFGLSPLLLVPFVLAGTLTFVHGLLLLGAFVLMFGYIVVREFQRDSRVFWDTDVGGRVQADGGVALPKAVSRIPEDRFVGGRTGSGAIWLVLAVLALAGIVFASMLLEVGSEVVVEGFGIEQTVFGATVLTAILTFEDIMLTLEPVRRGVPEIGVGNVIGSVLFSLTGNVGVIMLLSELDISGSVLTFHLPVVVLVTALAAYFLHEGRLERWHGYLLGGLYVAYWVVAIALFGGVPLGG